From Methanocella paludicola SANAE, a single genomic window includes:
- a CDS encoding cysteate synthase produces the protein MGTYTLECAGCRHTIPDNYTLRCECGAGLIRARYTARQISPRDLPGMWRYYDWLPTRGHLDTPGAPVTFKSQGLSKELGLKELYISFNGYWPEMGARMDTCSFKELEAPPTIVRAREHGGRAMVLASVGNTARAFAYLSTLTGFPVVIVVPRKSAHNLWIPGREPGDSIKLITMEEGNDYSDAIRLSERIAGIEGVMPEGGARNVARRDGMGVTMLDAAVTMKRMPDDYFQAIGSGTGGIAAWEAALRLRDDGRFGDRLPKLHLAQNLPFAPMYYAWKAGRRDIIPELDMPEAKKQIEAMYTDILSNRNPPYGVTGGVYDALIDTQGDMYAVTNDEAIRAKRIFEKAEGIDILPPAAVAVAALLQACDRGLEKKRTVLLNITGGGLERLRKEVSMSMVKPCLNVEGPEVPLENITKAIQWQTLSKKS, from the coding sequence ATGGGAACTTATACGCTGGAATGCGCCGGCTGCAGGCACACGATACCTGATAATTATACGCTACGTTGCGAATGCGGGGCAGGCCTTATACGCGCTCGATATACGGCAAGACAGATCTCGCCGCGCGATCTGCCAGGGATGTGGCGATATTATGACTGGCTGCCGACCAGGGGCCACCTGGATACGCCCGGAGCGCCCGTAACTTTCAAAAGCCAGGGCCTCTCGAAGGAGCTCGGCCTGAAGGAACTGTATATTTCTTTTAACGGTTACTGGCCCGAAATGGGGGCCCGGATGGATACGTGCAGCTTTAAGGAGCTCGAGGCGCCGCCTACCATCGTGAGGGCAAGGGAGCACGGGGGCCGGGCGATGGTCCTTGCCTCGGTCGGCAACACGGCCAGGGCGTTCGCCTACCTCTCGACGCTGACCGGCTTTCCCGTGGTCATCGTCGTGCCCCGGAAGAGCGCCCACAATCTATGGATACCCGGGCGGGAGCCGGGCGACTCGATCAAGCTCATCACCATGGAAGAGGGCAACGATTACTCGGACGCCATCCGCCTGTCGGAGCGCATCGCCGGTATCGAGGGGGTCATGCCCGAGGGCGGGGCCCGAAACGTGGCCCGCCGGGACGGCATGGGCGTGACCATGCTGGACGCGGCAGTTACCATGAAAAGGATGCCCGACGACTATTTCCAGGCTATCGGGAGCGGCACGGGCGGCATCGCCGCGTGGGAGGCGGCACTACGCCTGAGGGATGACGGCCGCTTCGGGGACCGCCTGCCCAAACTGCATTTAGCGCAGAACCTGCCGTTCGCCCCGATGTATTACGCGTGGAAAGCAGGGCGCAGGGACATCATACCTGAACTGGACATGCCCGAAGCCAAAAAGCAGATAGAGGCGATGTACACCGACATCCTGTCGAACCGCAACCCGCCTTACGGGGTCACTGGTGGCGTCTACGACGCGCTCATCGACACGCAGGGCGACATGTACGCCGTAACGAACGACGAGGCGATACGCGCTAAGCGCATATTCGAAAAAGCAGAGGGCATCGATATCCTTCCGCCTGCGGCCGTTGCCGTCGCTGCCCTGCTGCAGGCGTGCGACAGGGGGCTGGAAAAAAAGCGCACGGTGCTTTTGAATATAACCGGAGGCGGGCTGGAGAGGCTCCGAAAAGAAGTGAGCATGAGCATGGTGAAGCCCTGCCTCAATGTAGAGGGGCCCGAAGTGCCTCTCGAGAACATCACGAAGGCGATACAATGGCAAACGTTGAGCAAGAAGTCATAG
- the comE gene encoding sulfopyruvate decarboxylase subunit beta yields MANVEQEVIDIMKSSGIDTVLTLPCDKIKNLLAMVPSNFKEIPLTREENGIGIAAGLSMAGKRPALIIQSTGIGNSLNVLSSLNRTYEIPLPILASWRGYYKEAIYAQTAFGKCLPAILEASDIQHIEIGAMGELDLIKKAIIASFKSNLPTVILLSPRLWEISTERHWNPDFTPRERRFDMECHTVVPKATHTRYDMIKGITSYLSGKVVVSNIGIPSKELYAAHDQDTNFYMTGSLGLVSAIGQGLAMGLSREVITLDGDGSILMNPNVLASVAQEKPENLTIICFDNSAHGSTGNQKTYSESMDLELLAKAFGIENTAKASTPGELLEALEKRGKGPRFIHAIIEAKNADVPNIPLTPVEIKERFMGAVTR; encoded by the coding sequence ATGGCAAACGTTGAGCAAGAAGTCATAGACATCATGAAGTCCTCCGGCATCGACACAGTGCTGACGCTGCCGTGCGATAAAATAAAGAATTTACTGGCGATGGTCCCCTCGAACTTTAAGGAGATCCCCCTGACCAGGGAGGAGAACGGCATCGGTATCGCGGCCGGGCTTTCCATGGCCGGCAAAAGGCCGGCCCTCATTATCCAGAGCACGGGAATAGGCAACTCGCTGAACGTGCTCTCATCGCTGAACAGGACTTATGAGATACCCCTGCCCATCCTGGCCAGCTGGAGGGGCTACTATAAGGAAGCCATCTATGCCCAGACGGCCTTCGGCAAGTGCCTGCCCGCCATACTTGAAGCCTCTGACATACAGCACATCGAGATCGGCGCCATGGGCGAGCTCGACCTGATCAAGAAGGCCATCATCGCCTCGTTCAAGTCGAACTTGCCGACCGTGATACTCTTATCGCCCAGGCTGTGGGAGATCTCGACGGAGAGGCACTGGAACCCGGACTTCACGCCCCGGGAAAGGCGTTTTGATATGGAGTGCCACACCGTTGTCCCGAAGGCCACGCATACCCGCTACGACATGATCAAGGGCATCACTTCATACCTTAGCGGCAAAGTCGTGGTCTCCAACATCGGCATCCCGAGCAAGGAGCTCTATGCCGCCCACGACCAGGACACGAACTTCTACATGACGGGCAGCCTGGGCCTTGTTTCCGCTATCGGCCAGGGCCTGGCCATGGGCCTGAGCCGGGAGGTCATCACGCTGGACGGCGACGGCAGTATTTTAATGAACCCGAACGTGCTGGCGAGCGTCGCCCAGGAAAAGCCCGAGAACCTCACCATCATTTGCTTCGATAACAGCGCCCACGGCTCCACTGGCAACCAGAAGACCTATTCGGAGAGCATGGACCTCGAGCTTCTGGCGAAGGCGTTCGGCATCGAGAACACGGCGAAGGCATCTACACCCGGAGAGCTGCTTGAGGCGCTGGAGAAAAGGGGGAAAGGGCCCCGGTTCATCCACGCGATCATCGAGGCGAAGAACGCCGACGTGCCGAATATTCCTTTGACACCGGTAGAGATCAAGGA